The DNA window TTCGCGCTGTGCCGGTTCAAGTCCGGCCCGGGGCACCATCAAATGATACGGCGTGTTGGCAGAGTGGCTATGCAGCGGATTGCAAATCCGTGGACCTCGGTTCGACTCCGGGACGCGCCTCCATTATTTAGAAAGCCCGATCAGAAATGATCGGGCTTTTTTACGTTTGTAGGAAAGTGGTTTCGGTTTAGATAACTTCTTGTCTTGTCTATCTCCGGTATCTTGCACGGAATTTCTAGGGGAAGGATGCGCGAGGAAATACCTGTGCTGATAATCTGTGCGGAAATTTGGTGAGAACATACCGAGGGGCAAGGCTCCGGTAAGTCTCTGGTCGGGTAGCAAAGCGGACACGAATCCTACATAAAAAACTAATAGAGTTGGTGTGTGGTCAACAAATTCCGGACACAGATTTAAGCCGATTTTCGGCCTTTACTGGCGACAGCCCATCGTTTGCTTGATGAGGCCGTTGCCGATTATAGTAGTCCATCAAGTAATAGCTGATATCTTTCTTCGCTTGAGTCTGAGTCAAATAGCCTGTTGCTGGTACCCATTCCGTTTTCAGGCTTCTAAAAAGCCTCTCCATCGCAGCGTTATCCCAACAGTTACCTCGACGACTCATACTTTGAGTTATGCGATATCGCCAAAGTCTCTGTCGAAATTTACGGCTGCTGTACTGGCATCCTTGGTCTGAGTGGAACATCACGTTCATAGGTCTCCCTCGTTGCTCCCAAGCCATATCAAGGGCTTTAGACGCTAACTCAGCATCAGGCTTATCCGATAGAGACCAACCCACGACACGTCGACTAAATAGATCAAGCACTACGGCTAGATAACGCCACTTCGAGCCTGCCCAAATATACGTGATATCACCGCACCATACTCGATTCGGAGTAGTGACAGAGAATTCACGCTTCAACAGATTCGGAATATCCGGCCGCTCTGATTTGGCATGCTTATATCGATGAGAACCCGGTTGTTTGCTCATTAGACCAGCTTCTTGCATTATTTTTCGTACTTTAAATCGCCCGATTTCGATGTTTTCTGAGCGCAACATAGAGACAAGAGTACGACTGCCCGCAGAGCCTCTGCTCATGTTAAAGAGTTCTTTAATTCGGCTAGCTAGCCGAATGCGATTCGCATCCGGCTTTCTATGCTTAAATTCGTAGTAACAGGACGAAGCCACATTGAACAGCTTGCAAAGTACCTTGACCGATTCACACTCCCTCAGTTGGTCAATTAACGAGAACGTTCGAGTTCGTCCGACATTAAGAGAGCGGTAGCCTTTTTTAGTATGGATTTCTCTCTTTCCAAACGACTAATTCGGGCTTCTAATTCCTGGATTTTCTGTTGTTCAGGAGTGATTGCTTTGGCTGCCGGAGTCGCACCACCACGCTCAATCTTGAGCTGGTCGACCCATCGTCGTAAAACGGTTTCACTAATATCTATGGAACGTGCTGCTTCTGGTATTGAATATCCTTGGTCAAGAACCAAGCTTGCTGCATCCATTTTGAATTCAGCGGAAAATGTACGTCGTTGTCGTTTTGTCATTGAACACCTCATTTATGGTGGAGATTTTACCACCTAACTTGGTGTCCGGGATCATTAAACCACTACACTGTGGAGTTTGTGGAAACAGCGGTAGCTAAGGATTATTTCGAAACACAGGCTATGCAGAAGCAACAGTTGCTTAGGGAAGGGAAGCTGTTGGAAGAGAAAGTATTTAAACCCGAACAG is part of the Vibrio zhugei genome and encodes:
- a CDS encoding IS3 family transposase (programmed frameshift), whose translation is MTKRQRRTFSAEFKMDAASLVLDQGYSIPEAARSIDISETVLRRWVDQLKIERGGATPAAKAITPEQQKIQELEARISRLEREKSIPKKGYRSLNVGRTRTFSLIDQLRECESVKVLCKLFNVASSCYYEFKHRKPDANRIRLASRIKELFNMSRGSAGSRTLVSMLRSENIEIGRFKVRKIMQEAGLMSKQPGSHRYKHAKSERPDIPNLLKREFSVTTPNRVWCGDITYIWAGSKWRYLAVVLDLFSRRVVGWSLSDKPDAELASKALDMAWEQRGRPMNVMFHSDQGCQYSSRKFRQRLWRYRITQSMSRRGNCWDNAAMERLFRSLKTEWVPATGYLTQTQAKKDISYYLMDYYNRQRPHQANDGLSPVKAENRLKSVSGIC